A window of Platichthys flesus chromosome 23, fPlaFle2.1, whole genome shotgun sequence contains these coding sequences:
- the LOC133948486 gene encoding leucine-rich repeat neuronal protein 3: MKDVSFVDCLFVGLAIASFVVATEERPDCPKLCVCEIRPWFSPSSVYMEAQTVDCNDLGLFSLPEKLPVGTQVLLLQTNNVAKIGNPLDYLANITEIDLSQNNLSSISDVHLGNLPQLVSLHMEENWIRMLPERCLAELRNLQELYMNHNLISFISPLAFQGLSNLVRLHLNSNKLVVIKREWFEPMPNLEILMIGENPVLSIDDMNFKPLSNLRSLVLTRMNLSQLPDDALAGLDNVESISFYDNIFPEVPHSALKNVKNLKFLDLNKNPIARIQRGDFVDMLHLKELGINSMPELVSIDSFALNNLPELTKIEATNNPKLSYIHPNAFYKLPRLETLMLNGNALSALHRITVESLPNLREVSMHSNPIRCDCVVRWMNMNKTNIRFMEPDSLYCVEPPEYEGQHVRQVHFREMMEICLPLISPESMPGHIKAKNGSSVSLHCRAFAEPEPDIYWITPSGARVLPNTASEKYYMHPEGTFDIYDITENEAGLYTCVAHNLVGADLKSVSVEVNGYFPQSINGSLNVAVKSVETNSILVSWKAGPGTLAPNIKWYTVSEANHPTIAFTTRVPSDVQVYNLTHLNPATHYKVCVDVRSIHYNHDTKCVNVTTKGIELAARDMEKWDAAVITVFGVLLAVISVACLLIYVSLRNHHLYGDIRKCDSKAPLKPVEATGMHSPFFTKLWVSGKGLPSGVEVKATVINVSDNAF, from the coding sequence ATGAAGGACGTGTCATTCGTGGATTGTCTCTTTGTCGGCTTGGCCATTGCCTCTTTTGTTGTGGCAACTGAGGAGAGGCCCGACTGCCCAAAACTCTGTGTATGTGAGATCAGACCCTGGTTTTCTCCAAGTTCCGTGTACATGGAGGCACAGACAGTTGACTGTAATGACTTGGGACTCTTTAGCCTGCCGGAAAAATTACCAGTGGGCACACAGGTACTATTACTGCAAACAAACAATGTTGCCAAGATTGGAAACCCGTTGGATTACTTGGCAAACATAACGGAGATTGATTTATCACAAAACAACTTATCCTCTATCAGCGACGTCCATCTGGGGAACCTTCCTCAGCTTGTATCTCTTCATATGGAGGAAAACTGGATACGCATGTTGCCAGAACGATGTCTGGCAGAGTTGCGTAACCTGCAGGAGCTCTACATGAATCACAACCTCATATCCTTCATCTCTCCACTGGCTTTCCAGGGTCTCAGCAACCTTGTAAGGCTCCACCTCAATTCTAACAAACTGGTGGTCATTAAGAGAGAGTGGTTCGAACCCATGCCAAATCTTGAGATTCTGATGATCGGTGAGAATCCAGTTCTTTCTATCGATGACATGAACTTCAAACCTCTCAGTAACCTCCGCAGTCTTGTTCTCACCAGAATGAACTTGTCCCAGCTTCCTGACGATGCACTGGCTGGTCTTGATAACGTTGAGAGCATTTCGTTCTATGATAACATTTTCCCCGAGGTGCCTCATTCAGCcttgaaaaatgtcaaaaatctaAAGTTTTtggatctaaataaaaatcccaTTGCAAGGATACAGAGAGGGGACTTTGTGGATATGCTTCATCTTAAAGAACTGGGGATCAATAGCATGCCGGAGCTAGTTTCCATTGACAGCTTTGCCCTCAATAACCTCCCTGAGCTCACTAAAATAGAGGCCACCAACAATCCTAAACTCTCCTACATCCATCCTAATGCTTTCTACAAACTACCACGGCTGGAAACCCTAATGCTAAATGGCAATGCACTCAGTGCCCTGCACAGGATAACCGTTGAGTCCCTCCCAAATCTCAGAGAAGTTAGTATGCACAGCAACCCTATCCGCTGTGACTGCGTAGTCCGCTGGATGAACATGAACAAGACCAACATTCGCTTCATGGAGCCTGATTCACTCTACTGTGTGGAGCCTCCAGAGTATGAGGGGCAGCATGTCCGACAGGTGCACTTCAGGGAGATGATGGAGATTTGTCTGCCACTCATCTCTCCCGAAAGCATGCCTGGGCATATCAAAGCAAAGAACGGGAGCTCAGTGTCACTCCATTGTCGGGCATTTGCTGAACCTGAACCGGACATCTATTGGATCACCCCATCTGGTGCCAGGGTTCTGCCCAACACCGCCTCTGAGAAGTACTACATGCACCCAGAGGGAACCTTTGACATCTATGACATAACAGAGAACGAGGCTGGTCTTTACACTTGTGTTGCCCATAATCTGGTTGGAGCTGATCTTAAATCGGTTTCAGTAGAGGTAAATGGATACTTTCCCCAATCTATAAATGGTTCTCTCAATGTTGCAGTGAAATCCGTGGAGACCAACTCCATCCTGGTTTCCTGGAAGGCTGGACCTGGCACCCTTGCTCCCAACATTAAATGGTACACTGTGTCAGAAGCCAACCATCCTACTATAGCGTTTACCACCAGAGTTCCCTCTGATGTCCAGGTCTACAACCTCACCCATCTCAACCCCGCCACTCACTACAAAGTATGTGTGGATGTGCGCAGCATCCACTACAACCATGACACCAAATGTGTCAATGTCACCACTAAAGGAATAGAGCTGGCAGCCAGGGATATGGAAAAATGGGATGCAGCAGTAATTACTGTCTTTGGTGTGCTCTTGGCCGTGATTTCAGTGGCCTGCCTGCTTATTTATGTCTCTCTGAGGAACCATCACCTTTATGGGGATATAAGGAAATGCGACTCCAAAGCTCCGCTGAAACCAGTGGAGGCTACCGGTATGCACTCTCCTTTCTTTACAAAGCTGTGGGTTTCGGGTAAGGGACTGCCAAGTGGAGTGGAAGTGAAAGCCACAGTCATAAATGTATCTGACAATGCCTTTTAA